One Micromonospora craniellae genomic region harbors:
- a CDS encoding YebC/PmpR family DNA-binding transcriptional regulator, protein MSGHSKWATTKHKKAVIDAKRGKMFAKLIKNVEVAARTGGGDPAGNPTLFDAIQKAKKSSVPNDNIDRAVKRGSGLEAGGADYQTIMYEGYGPNGVALLIECLTDNRNRAATEVRTALTRNGGSFADAGSVSYMFSRKGVVIVPKAGATEDDVMLAVLDAGAEEVNDLGEAFEVVSEPGDLIAVRTALRDAGIEYESAESSLIPSVTVPLDEEGARKIFKLIDVLEDSDDVQNVFANFDISDEVMEAVG, encoded by the coding sequence ATGTCCGGCCACTCAAAGTGGGCGACGACCAAGCACAAGAAGGCGGTCATCGACGCCAAGCGCGGCAAGATGTTCGCCAAGCTGATCAAGAACGTCGAGGTCGCGGCGCGGACCGGTGGCGGTGACCCGGCCGGCAATCCGACCCTCTTCGACGCGATCCAGAAGGCCAAGAAGAGCTCGGTCCCCAACGACAACATCGACCGGGCGGTCAAGCGCGGCTCCGGCCTGGAGGCCGGCGGCGCCGACTACCAGACGATCATGTATGAGGGGTACGGCCCGAACGGCGTCGCGCTGCTCATCGAGTGCCTGACCGACAACCGCAACCGCGCCGCCACCGAGGTACGCACCGCGCTGACCCGCAACGGCGGCTCGTTCGCCGACGCCGGCTCGGTGTCGTACATGTTCTCCCGCAAGGGCGTGGTGATCGTGCCGAAGGCGGGCGCCACCGAGGACGACGTGATGCTGGCGGTCCTCGACGCGGGCGCCGAGGAGGTCAACGACCTGGGCGAGGCGTTCGAGGTGGTCTCCGAGCCGGGTGACCTGATTGCCGTGCGGACCGCGCTGCGGGACGCCGGCATCGAGTACGAGTCGGCCGAGTCCTCGCTCATCCCCAGCGTGACCGTGCCGCTGGACGAGGAGGGCGCGCGCAAGATCTTCAAGCTGATCGACGTGCTGGAGGACAGCGACGACGTGCAGAACGTGTTCGCCAACTTCGACATCAGCGACGAGGTGATGGAGGCGGTCGGCTGA
- a CDS encoding MmyB family transcriptional regulator gives MAQVSVEYLTRLEQGRDTRPSPEILAALANALRLDGDGRSHLRRLASVEHSQQLCEGRHPTASRTVRPEVRALLDALRDRPACLLNRLGDVLAWNEPFDRVARPLGLLDGDRPNLVWFVFADERARDHVPDWAELADQQVAELHRRRQGDPDTDAFAERLAATVGTAFASRWQRRPVAVQASGVRRLRHPEVGPLRLAYETLELADDGQRLLVHLPADAACAEALDRLLGRRPGALRSAAG, from the coding sequence TTGGCACAGGTCAGCGTGGAATACCTGACCCGACTCGAACAGGGCCGCGACACTCGACCGTCACCCGAGATCCTCGCCGCGCTGGCAAACGCCCTCCGGCTCGACGGGGACGGCCGGAGCCACCTGCGACGGCTCGCGTCGGTCGAGCACAGCCAGCAGTTGTGCGAGGGGCGTCACCCGACCGCCTCGCGTACCGTCCGGCCGGAGGTCCGGGCGCTGCTGGACGCGCTGCGGGACCGGCCCGCGTGCCTGCTCAACCGGCTCGGCGACGTGCTGGCCTGGAACGAGCCGTTCGACCGGGTGGCCCGACCGCTCGGGTTGCTCGACGGCGACCGGCCCAACCTGGTGTGGTTCGTCTTCGCCGACGAGCGCGCCCGCGACCACGTACCGGACTGGGCGGAGCTGGCCGACCAGCAGGTGGCCGAGCTGCACCGGCGCCGTCAGGGCGATCCGGACACCGACGCGTTCGCCGAGCGCCTCGCCGCGACGGTGGGGACGGCCTTCGCCTCGCGGTGGCAGCGGCGTCCGGTGGCGGTGCAGGCCAGCGGCGTGCGCCGGTTACGGCATCCGGAGGTCGGGCCGCTGCGCCTGGCGTACGAGACGCTCGAACTCGCCGACGACGGGCAGCGGCTGCTGGTCCACCTGCCGGCCGATGCCGCCTGCGCCGAGGCGCTGGACCGGCTGCTGGGTCGGCGGCCCGGCGCCCTGCGTTCGGCGGCCGGCTAG
- a CDS encoding type IV secretory system conjugative DNA transfer family protein: protein MSKLILGRAVVRHLEPEPLSKSQFAQRRPSDTGVRARIGLGEEHIIDDAELGPVVASDDDSHLMTIAPTGAGKGRDVIIPNLLTYEGSVVVIDPKGENYDVTHEHRRTVLGNEIVLLDPFGASHGGSDKRGSLNPFDVFGALRRDDDAAEEAEDFGRVLSDILMGGIQSLSDPFWDEMAQLLIAALAADLMTGQPDRPDTLQELRTQLFESDLRYRIAVALDTRSKSMPPGTRQEFEMLLSIDAEKTFSGIVATAAQQLAAFSSRRTMDATARTSFALSDLTDPERRISIYVVIPPHKLRTHQRLLRAWVGCLLYYVMNSRSINQSRLLFLIDEAAQLGRFSLLQEAITLLRGYGLRTWTFWQDLAQLSSLYGVAAETMINNSGVLQVFSPANFGAATALSLRIGCSVGELLQLAPDEQVIAFKNEWPTKMERFNHLTDPVLRGWARANPRHGNTPPPPAPPPPT from the coding sequence ATGTCCAAGCTCATTCTCGGCCGGGCAGTCGTGCGTCACCTGGAACCCGAGCCGCTGTCCAAGAGCCAGTTCGCCCAACGGCGGCCCAGCGACACCGGGGTACGCGCCCGAATCGGCCTCGGCGAGGAACACATCATCGACGACGCCGAGCTGGGTCCGGTGGTCGCCTCGGACGACGACAGCCACCTGATGACGATCGCGCCCACCGGAGCCGGCAAGGGACGGGACGTGATCATCCCGAACCTGCTCACCTACGAGGGTTCGGTGGTGGTCATCGACCCGAAGGGCGAGAACTACGACGTCACGCACGAGCACCGCCGTACCGTGCTGGGCAACGAGATCGTGCTGCTGGACCCGTTCGGCGCCAGCCACGGCGGCAGCGACAAACGGGGCTCGCTGAACCCGTTCGACGTGTTCGGCGCACTACGGCGCGACGATGACGCCGCCGAGGAGGCCGAGGACTTCGGCCGGGTGCTCTCCGACATCCTGATGGGCGGCATCCAGTCCCTGTCCGACCCGTTCTGGGACGAGATGGCGCAGTTGCTGATCGCCGCGCTGGCCGCCGACCTGATGACCGGCCAGCCGGACCGGCCCGACACCCTGCAGGAGTTGCGTACCCAGCTCTTCGAGTCGGACCTGCGCTACCGGATCGCGGTGGCGCTCGACACGCGGTCGAAGTCGATGCCGCCGGGCACCCGGCAGGAGTTCGAGATGCTGCTCAGCATCGACGCGGAGAAAACATTCAGCGGGATCGTGGCGACCGCCGCCCAGCAACTGGCGGCCTTCAGCTCCCGCCGGACCATGGACGCCACCGCCCGGACGAGCTTCGCCCTGAGCGACCTGACCGACCCCGAGCGGCGGATCTCCATCTACGTGGTCATCCCGCCGCACAAGCTGCGTACCCATCAACGCCTGCTGCGGGCCTGGGTGGGGTGCCTGCTGTACTACGTGATGAACAGCCGGTCGATCAACCAGTCCCGGCTGCTGTTCCTCATCGACGAGGCGGCCCAGCTCGGCCGCTTCTCGCTGCTCCAGGAGGCGATCACCCTGCTGCGCGGGTACGGGTTGCGCACCTGGACCTTCTGGCAGGACCTCGCGCAGTTGTCCAGCCTCTACGGCGTCGCCGCCGAGACCATGATCAACAATTCCGGTGTGCTCCAGGTGTTCAGCCCGGCGAACTTCGGTGCCGCGACCGCCCTGTCCCTGCGGATCGGGTGCAGCGTCGGTGAACTGCTGCAACTCGCCCCCGACGAGCAGGTGATCGCGTTCAAGAACGAATGGCCGACGAAGATGGAACGCTTCAACCACCTCACCGACCCGGTCCTGCGCGGCTGGGCCCGCGCCAACCCCCGGCACGGCAACACGCCACCGCCGCCCGCGCCACCGCCGCCCACGTGA